The genomic window TTCGAAACTGTTGTTCAGTGGAAAAAAGCTTGAGCTTTACCAAACATGGTCCAAGTTAGAATAACTCGCATCCACCGGTGAAAAAGAGTCCAATTCCAAAATATATTAAGTTCAGTAAGACACATAGACATGTTTgctagtaaataaataaatagtaaATTACATCCACCATACAACTTGTGTGGTTGTATCACTTTGCTCTAACAAGTTGCAAAATAAATAAACGGGTGCATTTTAAACTATAAAATATATGCGTTTACGATCAAATGTACGTCACACAATGTATTTTGCCACAATGACAAGTGAAGTGACATGGATAGTTTTATGCATGTAATCCCCTGGCGTTTGTTCCCCTCTCAACTGTGAAAAACGATTCCATCTGGAAGTGCTCCAGCAGCTCTAGATCTAAGAAAAACAATTCTAGATTCACTTCTTTTAAGCTAAACTTCTCAACTCTAAAGAATCCAGATGCACAAAAAATTGATCAGATCTTGGGATCAGATTTATAGATTTCATGGAGTGCTCTGAAAACTCGCGAATTCCTAGAGTTATCCAAAATTACCCGCCATACTATTGATTACACAGAAATAATGGTTTGGTCTTTCTTTTCTCGGTTATTTCCCATCGCCGCGAGCCCATTTGCGCCGCGCATCGTACATCACTGACCTTGCACGACATGCGGCCCTCCCCTCTGACGACGTCGTGCTCGCCCAGATGTACCCACTCGCTACAGCCTCTGCTCCTCGCCGCGGCTTCCTTCCATGGTGTCGCTGTTGTCTATGTAGCTTCCTTCTCGGCGCTGCTGAGGCCACGCGATTCGTTCCCCGGCGCCGCTTCTGTCCACGTAGCTTCCTTCCCCAACACTGTTGTGGGTTAACGATTCCTTCCCGGCACCGCTGTTGTCCGCCTTGCGCACCCACACATTGCATCCGTTGTGTGCTTCTGGCTCGACTTCCTTCAAGAAGGAGGGGATGAGGAAGAGCTCCGACTTATGGGATGCAATTGGCTAGCTTTTGGGCTGGCCCGATCGATCCGCCGTGGAGCTCTTTCACATAATTTTTCTAGCGCTAGCCGGATCCCAAATCCACCATGGGAGCTGCTCCATAGTGGATCTGGTGCTCTAGATTTGGTTGTACAGATGTGAAGCTTTTCCAAATATACCCACAGTGTTCAGATGCCACGACAAGTAAACTTCCACAAACATGTTGAATTCTTTTATTCTAAATCTCTGACATGTCTGATCCGTCGATCTGCTTAGTTCTCATCCTTTTCACAATTGTTGTTAGGCCAGTCAAAGTGGTGAGTTTCATGGTGTGGATACCAAGACTGTCATATCAGTTTTTATGTTAGTAACTATGATAATAGGTTTCATGCAGATAAAACTCTCTTTGAAACTTTCTTTATCTCTCTCTTCGTAATTAACATGCTGAGTCATCAATTCTGCTGATATGTCACGATATTGTTGGTGACCTTGGTTGCAAAATAGGTGTAATAACATGGGAATTAATAATCAATAAAATGATTTCAGTGCCTTGTCCTCTTCACTCTTCTAAATATAGAACTCCAAAGAAATTTTCATAAATACTCCGTATTAGGAAATTATAATAAAGACCTAGATTGCAAGATTGGGGAATTCCAATACCTGCTTGGCTCTAGGGCTCTTGGCGCTGGCTGGCTAGCTTGGCTGTTTGTCGCTGGCACTGCTTTCCGGCGTCTGGCGGAGCTGTGCCTTTGTGTCTCATCCCTAGGACCTCGGTACCTCCTCCGGCAGCCACCGCCTACTGCTGCTATGCTTTTGCTTGATTTGGACCCCGCGCCAGCGGTTGCTGGATCTCTACTGGTGCTCACTGCTCAGCACAGAGTTCCCGATCGATGCACGCAAGACGCATGGGAGAAGCAGGTTGCCGGAGACGGCGAGAAAAGACAGAACAGGAGGGACGCAACGGATGGTATAGAATCAGATTCTCATATCACCTTTTGCTACATTTTAATTTAAATTCAAATACTATGCGGGTTTGAATATGAATACAAAAAGGATGTCTCGGATTCAAATTCTCATTCAGATATTTACTCAATTCAACTCAAACTCTCAAAGTGCATATTGTTAAATTCAACATACATAATAGAATTTTACTACTAAGCTCATCTATAACTAAAGTAAAATAAAATCAAAGTACACTTCTCGTAATCCCAAAGTGAACTAAATTATAAtggataatatttaataaatgatTGGTCAATTGAATAATTCAAATAAGAGTGGTAGGCAACAAGTAGCCATTTTCCTCTACCATGTTTTTAAATTACAAAATTATTACACAGATAAAGAATAAAGTATGTGGGTATATAGCATAGACAAGATAGctcataaaaaataatataattatcaataaatattaataattaatatatcgattaatcaatcattatttatataatatttatcatgaaaTTATAAAAGTGTATAACTTACATTAGATATGAATAaattaaagtattaaaataatttacgacaacaaatatattaggtttaaactGAATTTTAATctttatgtatcataaataacaCTAATTTAATATTCAAATTTATTTATAGATATACTTTTAAATAGTTTTAATATATCATTAGTAATATTATAATTAAATAACTAGTCACTAGTTATGGAAAGGAAGTTTTAAAGAAATTCATTATACCTTGTTCTTTGGATAAATGTtgaatattttatattttttatcgAACATGGACACAGATCTAGAATTGGAAAGAGAAAAATATTGAAAAATGAACTTGGATACATACGTTTAGTATCCTTGTTAGAAACATATATGAACACAGATATCCATTTTACAAGTTTTAACGGGTATGAATGTCAGATAATTCAGATATCCATTTTTATTCTCCATCCCTAAGGAGAAGGCCGGTTCGGGGAAAAATATCTGCACCGTTGGATGATATTCCTCTTGTGCATACGTTCCGTAGCTTATTCTCTCGCCCGGTGATTTAGCTAATCACGCCTCCAATGCGTGAACGGTATCCAAATCATGCTGCACATGAGCTTCCCTGCACTAGGAATGCAGATATCTTTTTTGTTCCACGGTTCGGTGGGCTGAGCGATTAGAAAATTGTATCGTGCCTAAGGTCACATTGACttctgcaaaaaaaattcaacagATATTAGATTATTCTTTTGGTCGCGTCTAGGACCGTGGCCCTAACCTCCATATCACTCCACTTCTCTCTCCTAAAATATTATGAGATTTGGAGTTGTTCTAAGTCAAATTATCTtatattagatcaaatttagcatATGAAATACGAGACCAAAGTACTAGCATTCCATAAGAGTCCAGCTATCTGTCATTCGCGTGTTTCGCCCACAACCCTACACCCGAATTTTTtttgcactgttcttcttcctcctccaacTGCCCACCATCGTTCCTGCTCGTCCTCACCCCCACCGCCGACCACCACCTCGCCGCAGGTGCTAGAGTTCGCCGGCCCGAGCGCGCTGGAGCTCCAGGGAACCCTAGCACCCGTGGCAGccgccttcttcccctcccccctcaccggagctccgccatggccatccTCGCCGGCGACGCCGCGACGCCCCTGCCCCTCCCTAGCCCAGCCGCTGCCTGGCCCCCTAAACCGCCCGCCTGGCTTGCCTAACTCCTCCGGCTGGCCTCTTCTATACCCGGCGGTGTTGAAGAAGAAAGAgggggagaggcttgctggaaccctagccaccgccgccgtcgtatTCGTCTCCAGTGGGCTcagatctaggaggaggaggaggaggaggaggccggctCTGCCGGAACCCGCTACCGCCGCCACCTGAGAGGAGAGAGGAAGGAGCCGTGGGCACAAGCGTTGGGGAATTGGACGGCCTCCATCGCGTCCCTGCACGGATCGGACGCTCCCAAAATCACGTGTTCGGAGCTCCTAAAACAACCGAGTGTCGTTTAGCATTTCTGTTCCATAAATGTGAAAAGCCTAATGTGCCAACCCAGCACCATTCCCATCTAACCATCCGTCTTCCAGGTGCCAATCCACCCTCTAAGCTTCGGATTGAGAACCATATTGGACCCCGCCTGTGGACTCCATTTTGTTTGCATAGCTATGGTGGTCCATTCTTCAGTCCGCCCAACATGGTATGCCACCTACTGCCACGACATAATGTAGCTATCCGCGCAGGAGGTCCTCGAGTTGAGGACTCGAGGTCTCTGTTTGCCCCGATAGATTCGAGGAAGATCCACATCTGTCCATTGTTTACCGTTGATTCGCGAAATCGACTGTGAAGGCAGTTTTTTAGCCAAAGGTATGTAGTAGTGTGTTTGTAAGTTGTAACGGCGAATTTTTTATGTGATGAAAATAAAATAGATCTTAGGTCATTGATTCTTTGTTTAGGAAAAAAAAGTACtttcttcgttccaaattataagatattttaactTTTCTACATATGTAGTTTTTGCTAGGtacttagatatatactatgtctagatacatagaaaaGATACTATATCTAAAAAAGCTAGgacattttataatttgaaatggagagagtATTTCACATTTGAAAGCGCACTAAGGAGCGTTTGACAAATACCTTGTATCTTTGAAATACTACTCCTGTCAGCCCTTTACTGCAAGAAAAGAAATATGACAGCGTTTTGTTCACAGGGCGAAGGTACTGCCTGGGTGAACGTTGATTTTGTTATTCCCCATCCAAGTGATGATGATTGGATTGGCGTATTTTCTCCTTCAAACTTCAAGTATGCTTGTTTACATCATCTCAATTCAAGTTGAAAGTACACAGGGTATTGATTTTTATTGTGCGAGTTTTTGTATGGTGGCAATCATGATCTAATAGGTTTCTTCACTTTCTTGCAGCGCATCCACATGCCCTGGTTCTCACGGATCTGGCCCAGGTCCTGTGATATGTTCAGCACCAATAAAGGTCAGATGAAACAAATAAATGCGTAATCTTCACATTCTTCTGATAAATATCGGACTTAAATCTTCTTATATGCTGGTTTCAGTATCAGTTTACAAATTATTCATCAGATTATGGCAAGTCCGGGAAAGGGGCACTGAAGTTTCAGCTGATCAACCAGCGGCAAGacttttcatttgcattgttcACTGGTGGACTCTCGAATGTCAGTTACTGCATAAGGCACTGCAGTGTCATGCTATCCCTTGTATATCATTCGATGGAAAGCAATGACCCTGACTTCATCTATTTCTCTTTTACAGCCGAAACTTATTGCAGTATCAAATGCTATTGCTTTTGCAAACCCAAAGGCTCCAGTTTATCCACGCCTAGCGCAAGGAAAATCCTGGAACGAGGTTGGTTGTTCTCTCCTGTCTCCTCTATGCCTGAAGCTGGCGAATCTAGCTTAGAAGGTCCAATTGCAACCATGCACGCTCTCAAATTTCTCTTGTGTGTTGGCTAGATGACTGTAACATGGACAAGTGGCTATGATATCAATGAGGCATATCCCTTTGTCGAATGGGGAATAAAATGGAGCCCCCCGGTACGCACTGCAGCTGGCACTGTCACTTTTGATCGTGATAGCATCTGCGGTATGGCTTATATGAACATTCTATCCAGTAGCACAGAAAAAAAATGGTTACTGAGAGAAAAATACAAAATTATATTCCTTAGATATTTGCTGGAGACATGAAATGCTAATTTTGGTAGCCTGCTGTCCCAATTTAGTTTGAGTCCATTCTACTGTATTTAGTAAGCCTCCAAGCTATTTACCTGATATCTATGGCAAGAAACTGCAGGATACAGAGAATCTTTTACTGGGGAACAATGCTAGTTTCAGTTTGTTACCTGAAGTGTCTAACTGTACTTGTGCAGGAGATCCTGCTCGTTCTGTAGGTTGGAGAGATCCTGGTTTCATACACACAGCTTTCCTAACAGACTTGTGGCCAAATAAAGAGTAAATTCTTGCCTCCTGGAAAAAGTTTTCTCAGTTTCGAACACTAGTTTCCTGAGTACTTGTATTTGTTCCCTGACCAGGTACTACTACAAAATTGGGCATATGCTGCCAGATGGAAGTGTTGTTTGGGGCAAATTATCTTCCTTCAAAGCACCTCCTTATCCTGGTCAGAAGTCACTGCAGCGTGTTGTTATTTTCGGAGATATGGGAAAGGTAACATATGAAGATTGCTATGGATGACTATTACATGATTGTGTCCAACAAATATTTCACATTCTCAGTGCATAGTCCTTATCGGCTTATCGCTGTTTTATTACATCAATACGATAGGCTGAGAGGGATGGAAGCAACGAATACGCCAACTACCAGCCTGGGTCACTTAACACTACTGATACACTAATCAAGGACCTTGACAACATAGACATAGTGTTCCACGTTGGCGACATTACCTACGCCAATGGGTACATTTCACAATGGGATCAATTCACACAACAAGTGGAAGAGATCACTTCACGAGTCCCTTACATGATTGCGAGGTTTATAATCTTTTGAGTTCTTTTTCCCCCTGGAATTGAAACCACTCAGTCCCTTTAAAAGTCTTTCAGAAATCTCCGGTGATTGATACCAGCTTGCTTTGCCTGATTCAGTGGGAATCATGAACGAGATTGGCCCAACAGTGGTTCATACTTCAATGGAACAGACTCTGGAGGGGAGTGTGGTGTGTTAGCTGAGACCATGTACTATACGCCTACAGAAAACAGAGCAAACTACTGGTATGCAGTGCAACTCAATCTATCATATATGAACATTGCTGGATAGTCAACAGTGACACTTCACCGGACACAAAACCTTTTGGTCTTGTTCAACAGGTACTCCACAGATTATGGCATGTTTCGGTTCTGCGTTGCGGACAGCGAGCACGACTGGCGGGAAGGCACGGAGCAGTACAAGTTCATCGAGAACTGCCTCGCCACGGTCGACCGGAAGAAACAGCCGTGGCTGATATTCATCGCTCATCGCGTCCTCGGCTACTCGTCCGGTTTCTTCTACGGCAGAGACGGATCGTTCGCTGAGCCAATGTCCCGGCAAAGCCTCCAGAAGCTCTGGCAGAAGTATAGGGTGGACTTGGCGTTCTACGGCCATGTCCACAACTACGAGAGGACATGCCCTGTCTATGAGGTACCGTACCTCTGCTAGCTGCTCCTCCTTTCTTCCAACACAAGTTTATTACTCCATcctgttccaaattgtaagtacATTTTAGAACGCGTGCTAATAATTACTGAAACGGAACTTTTGCTGTGCAGGAACAATGCATGAGCTCAGAGAAGTCCCACTACTCGGGCACCATGAACGGCACCATCCACGTAGTCGTTGGGGGCGGCGGCAGCCACCTGAGCAACTTCACCATCCAGGTCCCGGCGTGGAGCGTCTACAGGGAGATGGACTACGGCTTTGTCAAGCTCACGGCATTCAACTACTCGTCCCTCCTCTACGAATACAAACGGTCCAGCGACGGCAAGGTGTACGATAGCTTCACTATGCACAGAGAGTACAGGGACGTGTTAGCGTGCGTCAAGGACAGCTGTCCTCCGACTTTAAAAGCGACATGACATGCAGCCATGCAGAGCAGAGGGGTCGCTTCTGAACGTGGGTGCTGCTTCTGCGTGTAACTGTGAGTGACTAATTTGGTCGTCGACCGACCCACCTATATAAAATTCTGTACATTGAAATAAAGAGCATATTGACGCTAATTAGATCACTGCACCGGTAAAAACAGAGGCCAAAGATCAGTCCGGCTGACTTTTAGATCGACTGTCGCCTGAGCGTGTTCACGTACGAACATTTCACCTGGTGTTCTCGCGCGATATGCGAGACATGTCACTCGAAGGGTGCCCTCCAGAGCGTGATATGCAAGACACCCAAAACGGCACATgctagcagcctgttcggttggctggtgcttgtcgtatacgatcgtaaatttctagctggaatagtatttttctttcacataaaccagccagcagtacttcttcacgaaccagcaacaaaACAAACCAGCCAATCGAACAGGCTGTAGAGCTCCTAGAAGAAACCCAAAACTAGCCTGAGTAAATGGCGGTCTTTTCCTAATAGAAAACATATTCCACACGTATAGGTTGTGCACGTGTTCAGATGAGTTTCTAAAGGAAAAACATGAATTTTGGCTTGGACTGCAAAAACCGGCTCAAGCGTGTTCCTATTGAACAGCGCCGAGAAGTTTGCCAGAACCGGCCTAAGCCAGTTTAGTATGCACAAACCCGCCTGATCCAGGGCATTCTTATAACGGAAAATCTATTCCACATGTAATTTACAAGTTCGGCACAGGATCGGATGAGTTTCTATTGCGTTTGGTTGCTTTGATACGGATGGATGGGATATGATCATCCATGGATATACAATGTTTGGTTGTATGAATGAGTTGGAAACGGATATCCACGAGAGAGAATATTCTTATGAGATACTGGAGCAAGTGGACACTAAAAATCTATCGTAATTGCTCATCCAACGATGGCGTGGCTGCTGCTGATGTGGCAACAATAATTAATGAATGCAAACAACATTCAAACAATTTTATCTACTAAACCGTTTATCTAATTTATGATATAATTATATAGTTATATTTGTTGCAATTAAATCTACAAATCAATATCTCACATGATTATATTTTGGTTAAAATTAAATAAATAACAAGTTGGTCCCACATGACATCATCAGCCTATCAATCCTCGTCCATCCCGCTAAACAAAAAAATAGCGCGTCCCATCTCACCCCATCAGACAAATATCCattcaaccaaacaaaaaaaaaatgactcgtctcatccatccaaccaaacaacAAGTATGGATAACCATATCTAGAAATCTATGGATGACCATATTCCATCTAACTTTGTCCTCAAACCAAACGTGCCTTAAAGGAATAACACGAATTTGGACTCGGACTGCCAAAACTGATTCAAGATCGTTCCTACTGAACACCGCGGGAAGCCGGCCAAACCGGCCTAAGCCTATTTAGTATGCACAAACCAGCTCGAGCCATTTTTCCTAGAAAACGCCAAATTGGCCCAAATTTAGTCCTTTTTGTCTTTTCTTGTTTGCGCATGTTTTCTAATCCATCTTAAACTCTTCAATCACATTTTGATCATCAATATATGTCCCTATTTTTAAGTGAAGCATATGCGGATTTAAAAACACATGACAACCATAGTGAAGATATCGAGTTCATTGGCTATTTTTGTctaagggcgatgtatacatcATCCATACTGTTCTACCGATCATTGTTTGGGCATCATCTAGGCTTCTTGCCAAATAATTGCTCTAGGCAGATGATCTCCTTGAAACATCTTTAACATAAAAGAATTTTCAAATACTGCTTTGATCCCTTTATATGAACCTTCTCAACTTGGAGATCTCTTGCCAATTTTTCGCTTTTCACCTGAAGTGGTAGATTAGTTTTTCATAATAGTTCTCCAACTTAAAATGATTTGTTTTTCACCTTCTTGATGTTAGTTCAAGCAACATGAGTTTTTTTCCGTCTCCTGAGATTATATTCTCAATTTTATTT from Miscanthus floridulus cultivar M001 chromosome 11, ASM1932011v1, whole genome shotgun sequence includes these protein-coding regions:
- the LOC136493053 gene encoding nucleotide pyrophosphatase/phosphodiesterase-like isoform X2, with product MRPEGAARLACLLLLAAAAAGHGGVQPLSRIAIHRARVALDASAAVRASPDLLGTKGEGTAWVNVDFVIPHPSDDDWIGVFSPSNFNASTCPGSHGSGPGPVICSAPIKYQFTNYSSDYGKSGKGALKFQLINQRQDFSFALFTGGLSNPKLIAVSNAIAFANPKAPVYPRLAQGKSWNEMTVTWTSGYDINEAYPFVEWGIKWSPPVRTAAGTVTFDRDSICGWRDPGFIHTAFLTDLWPNKEYYYKIGHMLPDGSVVWGKLSSFKAPPYPGQKSLQRVVIFGDMGKAERDGSNEYANYQPGSLNTTDTLIKDLDNIDIVFHVGDITYANGYISQWDQFTQQVEEITSRVPYMIASGNHERDWPNSGSYFNGTDSGGECGVLAETMYYTPTENRANYWYSTDYGMFRFCVADSEHDWREGTEQYKFIENCLATVDRKKQPWLIFIAHRVLGYSSGFFYGRDGSFAEPMSRQSLQKLWQKYRVDLAFYGHVHNYERTCPVYEEQCMSSEKSHYSGTMNGTIHVVVGGGGSHLSNFTIQVPAWSVYREMDYGFVKLTAFNYSSLLYEYKRSSDGKVYDSFTMHREYRDVLACVKDSCPPTLKAT
- the LOC136493053 gene encoding nucleotide pyrophosphatase/phosphodiesterase-like isoform X1, with product MRPEGAARLACLLLLAAAAAGHGGVQPLSRIAIHRARVALDASAAVRASPDLLGTKGEGTAWVNVDFVIPHPSDDDWIGVFSPSNFNASTCPGSHGSGPGPVICSAPIKYQFTNYSSDYGKSGKGALKFQLINQRQDFSFALFTGGLSNPKLIAVSNAIAFANPKAPVYPRLAQGKSWNEMTVTWTSGYDINEAYPFVEWGIKWSPPVRTAAGTVTFDRDSICGDPARSVGWRDPGFIHTAFLTDLWPNKEYYYKIGHMLPDGSVVWGKLSSFKAPPYPGQKSLQRVVIFGDMGKAERDGSNEYANYQPGSLNTTDTLIKDLDNIDIVFHVGDITYANGYISQWDQFTQQVEEITSRVPYMIASGNHERDWPNSGSYFNGTDSGGECGVLAETMYYTPTENRANYWYSTDYGMFRFCVADSEHDWREGTEQYKFIENCLATVDRKKQPWLIFIAHRVLGYSSGFFYGRDGSFAEPMSRQSLQKLWQKYRVDLAFYGHVHNYERTCPVYEEQCMSSEKSHYSGTMNGTIHVVVGGGGSHLSNFTIQVPAWSVYREMDYGFVKLTAFNYSSLLYEYKRSSDGKVYDSFTMHREYRDVLACVKDSCPPTLKAT